One Hordeum vulgare subsp. vulgare chromosome 4H, MorexV3_pseudomolecules_assembly, whole genome shotgun sequence DNA window includes the following coding sequences:
- the LOC123449859 gene encoding ABC transporter C family MRP4 isoform X2, which produces MPQSRAIRAIILALAILYKNVGIATVSTLIATALSIAASVPVAKLQEHYQDKLMAAKDERMRKTAECLKSMRILKLQAWEDRYRIMLEEMRNVECRWLKWALYSQAAVTFVFWSSPIFVSVITFGTCILLGGELTAGGVLSALATFRILQEPLRNFPDLISMIAQTRVSLDRLSHFLRQEELPDDATISVPQGSTDKAIDIRDGNFSWNPSCSTPTLYGIQLSVVRGMRVAVCGVIGSGKSSLLSSILGEIPRLSGQVRVSGTAAYVSQTAWIQSGNIEENVLFGTPMDRPRYKRVLEACSLKKDLQLLQYGDQTIIGDRGINLSGGQKQRVQLARALYQDADIYLLDDPFSAVDAHTGSDLFKDYILGALASKTVIYVTHQVEFLPAADLILVLKDGRITQAGKYDDLLQAGTDFNALVSAHNEAIETMDFGEDSDGDIAPSVPNKRLIPSVSNIDNLKNKVSENGKSSNTRGIKDKKKSEERKKKRTVQEEERERGRVSLNVYLTYMGEAYKGSLIPLIVLAQTLFQVLQIASNWWMAWANPQTEGDTPKTSSVVLLVVYMCLAFGSSLFVFVRSLLVATFGLAAAQKLFIKMLRCVFRAPMSFFDTTPSGRILNRVSVDQSVVDLDIAFRLGGFASTTIQLLGIVAVMSKVTWQVLFLIVPMAMACMWMQRYYIASSRELTRILSVQKSPVIHLFSESIAGAATIRGFGQEKRFMKRNLYLLDCFARPLFSSLAAIEWLCLRMELLSTFVFAFCMAILVSFPPGTIEPSMAGLAVTYGLNLNARMSRWILSFCKLENRIISVERIYQYCKIPSEAPLIIENCRPPSSWPENGNIELIDLKVRYKDDLPFVLHGVSCIFPGGKKIGIVGRTGSGKSTLIQALFRLIEPAGGKIIIDDIDVSAIGLHDLRSRLSIIPQDPTLFEGTIRMNLDPLEERSDQEIWEALEKCQLGEVIRSKEEKLDSPVLENGDNWSVGQRQLIALGRALLKQARILVLDEATASVDTATDNLIQKIIRSEFRDCTVCTIAHRIPTVIDSDLVMVLSDGKIAEFDTPQRLLEDKSSMFMQLVSEYSTRASCI; this is translated from the exons ATGCCTCAAAGCAGAGCCATACGAGCG ATCATCCTTGCGCTCGCCATCCTTTACAAGAATGTCGGGATCGCCACCGTTTCGACATTGATAGCCACTGCGCTGTCGATTGCTGCCTCGGTTCCTGTGGCGAAGCTGCAGGAGCACTACCAAGATAAGCTAATGGCAGCAAAGGATGAGCGTATGCGCAAGACTGCAGAGTGCTTGAAGAGTATGAGAATTCTCAAGTTGCAGGCGTGGGAGGACCGGTACAGGATAATGCTTGAAGAGATGAGGAACGTTGAATGCAGGTGGCTCAAGTGGGCTTTGTATTCACAGGCCGCAGTTACGTTTGTTTTCTGGAGCTCGCCAATCTTTGTCTCGGTCATAACTTTCGGCACCTGTATATTGCTTGGTGGCGAGCTCACTGCCGGAGGTGTTCTCTCTGCTTTAGCAACTTTTAGGATCCTTCAAGAGCCTCTGAGGAATTTCCCTGATCTCATCTCCATGATAGCTCAGACGAGGGTGTCTTTGGACAGGTTGTCTCACTTCTTGCGGCAAGAAGAGCTGCCGGATGATGCAACAATAAGTGTTCCACAGGGCAGTACAGACAAGGCAATCGATATCAGGGATGGCAATTTCTCTTGGAACCCATCTTGCTCAACCCCTACACTCTATGGTATACAACTTAGTGTGGTAAGAGGCATGAGAGTAGCAGTCTGTGGTGTGATTGGTTCTGGCAAATCAAGTCTATTGTCCTCTATACTTGGGGAGATACCCAGGCTGTCTGGCCAA GTTAGGGTCAGTGGTACAGCAGCATATGTTTCTCAGACTGCCTGGATTCAGTCTGGAAATATTGAGGAGAACGTTCTTTTCGGCACTCCAATGGACAGACCGCGTTATAAGAGAGTACTCGAGGCTTGCTCCCTGAAGAAAGATCTTCAGTTGCTCCAGTATGGAGATCAGACCATCATTGGCGACAGAGGCATTAATTTGAGTGGAGGTCAGAAACAGAGAGTGCAGCTTGCGAGAGCACTGTACCAAGATGCTGATATTTATTTGCTTGATGACCCCTTCAGTGCTGTTGATGCTCATACTGGAAGTGATCTATTTAAG GACTATATATTGGGGGCACTAGCTAGCAAAACAGTAATTTATGTAACCCATCAAGTCGAGTTCCTACCAGCTGCTGACTTGATATTG GTTCTTAAGGATGGTCGTATCACCCAAGCTGGAAAATATGATGATCTTCTCCAAGCTGGAACCGATTTCAATGCTCTGGTTTCTGCTCATAATGAagctatcgagaccatggattttGGCGAAGATTCTGATGGAGATATTGCTCCTTCTGTTCCTAACAAAAGATTGATACCAAGTGTTAGCAATATCGATAACCTGAAAAATAAAGTATCTGAAAATGGGAAGTCATCTAATACACGTGGAATTAAGGACAAAAAAAAGAGTGAAGAACGTAAGAAGAAGCGTACTGTTCAGGAAGAGGAGAGGGAGCGAGGAAGAGTTAGCTTAAATGTTTATTTGACATACATGGGGGAAGCCTACAAAGGTTCACTGATACCGCTCATTGTCTTGGCGCAAACCCTGTTCCAAGTTCTTCAGATTGCCAGTAACTGGTGGATGGCATGGGCAAACCCACAAACAGAAGGAGATACACCTAAGACAAGTAGCGTGGTCCTTCTTGTTGTTTATATGTGCCTTGCTTTTGGGAGTTCATTGTTTGTGTTTGTGAGAAGCCTTCTTGTAGCTACATTTGGTTTAGCAGCTGCTCAGAAATTATTTATAAAAATGCTAAGGTGTGTGTTTCGGGCGCCAATGTCATTCTTCGATACTACACCATCTGGACGGATTCTGAATCGA GTTTCTGTAGATCAAAGTGTTGTGGACCTTGATATAGCATTCAGGCTAGGGGGATTTGCATCAACAACAATCCAACTCCTTGGAATCGTTGCTGTCATGAGCAAAGTCACATGGCAAGTTCTGTTTCTTATAGTTCCTATGGCTATGGCATGCATGTGGATGCAG AGATATTACATTGCTTCATCAAGGGAGCTGACTAGGATTTTGAGTGTTCAGAAGTCTCCTGTGATCCATTTGTTTAGCGAGTCAATTGCTGGTGCTGCTACCATCAGAGGATTTGGCCAGGAGAAAAGATTCATGAAAAGAAATCTTTACCTCCTTGATTGTTTTGCTCGGCCTTTGTTTTCCAGCCTTGCGGCTATTGAATGGCTCTGCCTGCGAATGGAATTGCTCTCGACTTTTGTGTTTGCTTTCTGCATGGCAATACTTGTGAGCTTTCCTCCTGGAACGATTGAACCAA GCATGGCTGGGCTTGCTGTCACATATGGACTCAACTTAAATGCTCGGATGTCAAGGTGGATATTGAGCTTCTGTAAATTAGAGAACAGAATCATCTCTGTTGAGCGTATTTATCAGTATTGCAAGATTCCTAGTGAAGCACCACTGATTATAGAGAATTGCCGCCCCCCGTCCTCATGGCCTGAGAATGGAAACATTGAATTGATTGATCTCAAG GTCCGCTACAAGGATGACCTGCCCTTCGTTCTACACGGAGTCAGTTGTATTTTTCCTGGAGGGAAAAAGATTGGGATTGTAGGACGAACTGGAAGCGGCAAATCTACTCTCATTCAGGCTCTTTTCCGTCTAATTGAACCAGCAGGAGGGAAAATTATCATTGACGACATTGATGTTTCTGCGATCGGCCTTCATGATCTGCGGTCACGGTTGAGCATCATCCCTCAGGACCCTACATTGTTCGAGGGTACTATCAGAATGAATCTTGACCCTCTTGAAGAGCGTTCTGATCAAGAAATTTGGGAG GCACTAGAGAAGTGCCAGCTAGGAGAGGTCATTCGTTCGAAGGAAGAAAAACTGGACAGTCCAG TACTGGAGAATGGGGATAACTGGAGTGTGGGACAGCGCCAGCTTATTGCACTTGGCAGGGCGCTGCTTAAGCAGGCAAGAATTTTGGTGCTTGATGAGGCGACGGCATCAGTTGACACAGCTACAGATAATCTTATCCAGAAGATTATTCGCAGTGAATTCAGGGATTGCACTGTCTGTACAATTGCACACAGGATCCCAACGGTCATCGACAGCGACCTAGTCATGGTGCTTAGCGACG GTAAAATAGCGGAGTTCGACACACCACAGAGGCTTCTGGAGGACAAGTCGTCCATGTTCATGCAGCTAGTATCTGAGTACTCCACCAGGGCGAGCTGTATATAG
- the LOC123449858 gene encoding uncharacterized protein LOC123449858 encodes MGGWSCFCCGDLFGAGGDAAVRLPEPFQLPAPLPAWPQGRDFAKGVICIGELDIANITQFRNIWSYSGAMFYEPEEVPDGFHCLGHYAQENGRLLQGSLLVASEAASCQLINSRPALEKPLDYTLVWTNAGVYEDDNSECGCFWLPSPPKGYEALGYVVTKGPKKPSLEAVRCVRHDLTDPCENFRSVINLDRTCQVWKTRPCHRGTAGRGIPVGTFFCKTNSVNSQKSGIPCLKNCDPNLRAMPDLEQIHALIKHYGPTVFFHPQEKYLPSSVSWFFENGATLNKKDMKMGDPILAGGSNLPAGGTNDGEYWIDLPHDDMCEFVKVGNLKSAELYAHVKPAHGGTFTDIAMWVFCPFNGPATIKVGLASFALQKVGRHTGDWEHFTLRISNFSGELSSVYYSEHSGGGWVDACDLEFISGNKAIVYSSRNGHASYAHPGCYLQGSENLGVGLRNDVARSDLSIDSSTRYKIISAEYLGDTVVEPCWLQYMREWGPTVTYNSRSEVDTVLSFLPFFLRFTAEAIFDSLPAELYEEEGPTGPKEKDNWDGDERC; translated from the exons ATGGGCGGGTGGAGCTGCTTCTGCTGCGGCGACCTGTTCGGCGCCGGGGGGGATGCCGCGGTCCGGCTGCCGGAGCCGTTCCAGCTGCCGGCGCCCTTGCCCGCGTGGCCGCAAG GACGGGACTTCGCAAAGGGTGTGATATGCATAGGAGAACTTGATATTGCAAATATTACGCAATTCAGGAATATATGGAGCTACTCTGGAGCTATGTTCTATGAGCCGGAAGAGGTTCCTGATGGTTTCCACTGCCTTGGCCACTATGCCCAAGAAAATGGCCGGCTTTTACAGGGTTCTCTTCTTGTTGCAAGCGAAGCGGCTAGCTGCCAGTTAATCAATAGCAGGCCCGCTCTTGAGAAACCATTAGATTACACCCTCGTTTGGACTAATGCAGGCGTGTATGAAGATGACAATAGTGAATGCGGGTGCTTCTGGTTGCCATCACCCCCAAAGGGTTATGAAGCCCTTGGCTATGTGGTTACTAAAGGACCAAAGAAGCCCTCGCTGGAGGCGGTCCGGTGTGTGCGACACGACCTCACGGATCCATGTGAAAACTTTAGGTCAGTCATTAATTTGGACCGTACatgccaagtttggaagacaaggcCTTGCCACCGAGGGACGGCAGGACGAGGTATACCTGTTGGTACATTCTTCTGCAAAACAAATTCAGTTAACAGTCAGAAATCAGGCATTCCCTGCTTGAAGAACTGTGACCCGAATTTGAGAGCCATGCCTGATCTAGAACAGATTCATGCACTAATCAAGCACTATGGCCCAACTGTTTTCTTCCACCCACAAGAGAAATACTTGCCGTCATCAGTTTCTTGGTTCTTTGAGAATGGAGCTACGCTGAACAAGAAAGATATGAAAATGGGAGATCCAATACTTGCCGGTGGCTCAAACCTGCCTGCTGGTGGGACGAATGATGGTGAGTACTGGATTGACCTCCCCCATGATGATATGTGTGAGTTTGTCAAAGTTGGTAATTTGAAGAGTGCTGAGCTCTATGCTCATGTTAAACCGGCTCATGGAGGGACCTTCACCGACATTGCGATGTGGGTGTTCTGCCCTTTCAACGGGCCAGCGACCATAAAGGTTGGACTTGCAAGCTTTGCTTTGCAGAAGGTTGGCAGGCATACCGGAGATTGGGAGCACTTCACCCTCCGCATAAGTAACTTCTCTGGAGAGCTCTCATCTGTCTACTACTCAGAGCACAGCGGGGGAGGATGGGTGGATGCTTGCGATCTGGAGTTCATCTCAGGAAACAAGGCGATCGTGTATTCGTCAAGAAATGGGCACGCAAGCTATGCACACCCTGGCTGCTACCTGCAGGGTTCTGAAAACCTCGGCGTTGGGCTAAGAAACGATGTCGCACGGAGTGACCTATCAATTGATTCTAGCACGAGGTATAAGATTATCTCTGCGGAGTACCTGGGGGACACCGTGGTGGAACCGTGCTGGCTGCAGTACATGAGGGAGTGGGGCCCGACGGTGACATACAACTCGCGGTCAGAGGTGGACACGGTACTTAGCTTCCTGCCGTTCTTCCTACGGTTCACAGCGGAGGCCATATTCGACAGTCTTCCGGCGGAGCTGTACGAGGAGGAAGGCCCGACCGGACCAAAGGAGAAAGATAACTGGGATGGTGATGAGCGATGCTAG
- the LOC123449859 gene encoding ABC transporter C family member 13 isoform X1, translated as MGGADHDVDYAHMVANFASLPALGFLCLVGVMGSSGVELEFSDDDTGVHEPLLLGGQRRDAEEEPGCLRVTPYGDAGILSLATLSWLSPLLSVGAKRPLELADIPLLAHKDRAKFCYKAMSSHYERQRIECPDKEPSLAWAILKSFWREAAINGCFAAVNTVVSYVGPYLISYFVDYLSGKIAFPHEGYILASVFFVSKLIETLTARQWYLGVDVMGIHVKSGLTAMVYRKGLRLSNASKQSHTSGEIVNYMAVDVQRVGDYAWYFHDIWMLPLQIILALAILYKNVGIATVSTLIATALSIAASVPVAKLQEHYQDKLMAAKDERMRKTAECLKSMRILKLQAWEDRYRIMLEEMRNVECRWLKWALYSQAAVTFVFWSSPIFVSVITFGTCILLGGELTAGGVLSALATFRILQEPLRNFPDLISMIAQTRVSLDRLSHFLRQEELPDDATISVPQGSTDKAIDIRDGNFSWNPSCSTPTLYGIQLSVVRGMRVAVCGVIGSGKSSLLSSILGEIPRLSGQVRVSGTAAYVSQTAWIQSGNIEENVLFGTPMDRPRYKRVLEACSLKKDLQLLQYGDQTIIGDRGINLSGGQKQRVQLARALYQDADIYLLDDPFSAVDAHTGSDLFKDYILGALASKTVIYVTHQVEFLPAADLILVLKDGRITQAGKYDDLLQAGTDFNALVSAHNEAIETMDFGEDSDGDIAPSVPNKRLIPSVSNIDNLKNKVSENGKSSNTRGIKDKKKSEERKKKRTVQEEERERGRVSLNVYLTYMGEAYKGSLIPLIVLAQTLFQVLQIASNWWMAWANPQTEGDTPKTSSVVLLVVYMCLAFGSSLFVFVRSLLVATFGLAAAQKLFIKMLRCVFRAPMSFFDTTPSGRILNRVSVDQSVVDLDIAFRLGGFASTTIQLLGIVAVMSKVTWQVLFLIVPMAMACMWMQRYYIASSRELTRILSVQKSPVIHLFSESIAGAATIRGFGQEKRFMKRNLYLLDCFARPLFSSLAAIEWLCLRMELLSTFVFAFCMAILVSFPPGTIEPSMAGLAVTYGLNLNARMSRWILSFCKLENRIISVERIYQYCKIPSEAPLIIENCRPPSSWPENGNIELIDLKVRYKDDLPFVLHGVSCIFPGGKKIGIVGRTGSGKSTLIQALFRLIEPAGGKIIIDDIDVSAIGLHDLRSRLSIIPQDPTLFEGTIRMNLDPLEERSDQEIWEALEKCQLGEVIRSKEEKLDSPVLENGDNWSVGQRQLIALGRALLKQARILVLDEATASVDTATDNLIQKIIRSEFRDCTVCTIAHRIPTVIDSDLVMVLSDGKIAEFDTPQRLLEDKSSMFMQLVSEYSTRASCI; from the exons ATGGGCGGCGCCGACCATGATGTGGACTACGCGCACATGGTCGCCAACTTCGCGTCGCTGCCGGCCCTCGGCTTCCTCTGCTTGGTTGGTGTCATGGGTTCCAGCGGTGTCGAGTTGGAGTTTAGTGATGATGACACCGGTGTCCATGAGCCCCTGTTGCTCGGCGGCCAGCGCAGAGATGCCGAGGAGGAGCCCGGCTGCCTCCGGGTGACTCCCTACGGGGATGCCGGGATTCTCAGCCTCGCAACGCTCTCATGGCTCAGCCCGTTGCTCTCGGTTGGGGCCAAGAGGCCGCTGGAGCTGGCTGACATACCCTTGCTGGCTCACAAGGATCGTGCCAAGTTCTGCTACAAGGCCATGAGCAGTCACTATGAGCGCCAGCGGATCGAGTGCCCTGACAAGGAGCCATCGCTGGCATGGGCAATACTCAAGTCCTTCTGGCGGGAGGCGGCCATCAACGGCTGCTTCGCCGCGGTGAACACCGTCGTGTCCTATGTCGGCCCCTACCTGATCAGCTACTTTGTGGACTACCTCAGTGGCAAAATTGCATTCCCCCATGAAGGTTACATCCTTGCCTCCGTATTTTTCGTATCAAAGCTGATTGAGACGCTCACTGCTCGCCAGTGGTACCTGGGCGTGGACGTCATGGGGATCCATGTCAAGTCCGGCCTGACGGCCATGGTGTACAGGAAGGGCCTCAGGCTGTCGAATGCCTCAAAGCAGAGCCATACGAGCGGTGAGATTGTGAATTACATGGCCGTTGATGTGCAGCGGGTGGGGGACTATGCATGGTACTTTCATGACATATGGATGCTTCCACTGCAGATCATCCTTGCGCTCGCCATCCTTTACAAGAATGTCGGGATCGCCACCGTTTCGACATTGATAGCCACTGCGCTGTCGATTGCTGCCTCGGTTCCTGTGGCGAAGCTGCAGGAGCACTACCAAGATAAGCTAATGGCAGCAAAGGATGAGCGTATGCGCAAGACTGCAGAGTGCTTGAAGAGTATGAGAATTCTCAAGTTGCAGGCGTGGGAGGACCGGTACAGGATAATGCTTGAAGAGATGAGGAACGTTGAATGCAGGTGGCTCAAGTGGGCTTTGTATTCACAGGCCGCAGTTACGTTTGTTTTCTGGAGCTCGCCAATCTTTGTCTCGGTCATAACTTTCGGCACCTGTATATTGCTTGGTGGCGAGCTCACTGCCGGAGGTGTTCTCTCTGCTTTAGCAACTTTTAGGATCCTTCAAGAGCCTCTGAGGAATTTCCCTGATCTCATCTCCATGATAGCTCAGACGAGGGTGTCTTTGGACAGGTTGTCTCACTTCTTGCGGCAAGAAGAGCTGCCGGATGATGCAACAATAAGTGTTCCACAGGGCAGTACAGACAAGGCAATCGATATCAGGGATGGCAATTTCTCTTGGAACCCATCTTGCTCAACCCCTACACTCTATGGTATACAACTTAGTGTGGTAAGAGGCATGAGAGTAGCAGTCTGTGGTGTGATTGGTTCTGGCAAATCAAGTCTATTGTCCTCTATACTTGGGGAGATACCCAGGCTGTCTGGCCAA GTTAGGGTCAGTGGTACAGCAGCATATGTTTCTCAGACTGCCTGGATTCAGTCTGGAAATATTGAGGAGAACGTTCTTTTCGGCACTCCAATGGACAGACCGCGTTATAAGAGAGTACTCGAGGCTTGCTCCCTGAAGAAAGATCTTCAGTTGCTCCAGTATGGAGATCAGACCATCATTGGCGACAGAGGCATTAATTTGAGTGGAGGTCAGAAACAGAGAGTGCAGCTTGCGAGAGCACTGTACCAAGATGCTGATATTTATTTGCTTGATGACCCCTTCAGTGCTGTTGATGCTCATACTGGAAGTGATCTATTTAAG GACTATATATTGGGGGCACTAGCTAGCAAAACAGTAATTTATGTAACCCATCAAGTCGAGTTCCTACCAGCTGCTGACTTGATATTG GTTCTTAAGGATGGTCGTATCACCCAAGCTGGAAAATATGATGATCTTCTCCAAGCTGGAACCGATTTCAATGCTCTGGTTTCTGCTCATAATGAagctatcgagaccatggattttGGCGAAGATTCTGATGGAGATATTGCTCCTTCTGTTCCTAACAAAAGATTGATACCAAGTGTTAGCAATATCGATAACCTGAAAAATAAAGTATCTGAAAATGGGAAGTCATCTAATACACGTGGAATTAAGGACAAAAAAAAGAGTGAAGAACGTAAGAAGAAGCGTACTGTTCAGGAAGAGGAGAGGGAGCGAGGAAGAGTTAGCTTAAATGTTTATTTGACATACATGGGGGAAGCCTACAAAGGTTCACTGATACCGCTCATTGTCTTGGCGCAAACCCTGTTCCAAGTTCTTCAGATTGCCAGTAACTGGTGGATGGCATGGGCAAACCCACAAACAGAAGGAGATACACCTAAGACAAGTAGCGTGGTCCTTCTTGTTGTTTATATGTGCCTTGCTTTTGGGAGTTCATTGTTTGTGTTTGTGAGAAGCCTTCTTGTAGCTACATTTGGTTTAGCAGCTGCTCAGAAATTATTTATAAAAATGCTAAGGTGTGTGTTTCGGGCGCCAATGTCATTCTTCGATACTACACCATCTGGACGGATTCTGAATCGA GTTTCTGTAGATCAAAGTGTTGTGGACCTTGATATAGCATTCAGGCTAGGGGGATTTGCATCAACAACAATCCAACTCCTTGGAATCGTTGCTGTCATGAGCAAAGTCACATGGCAAGTTCTGTTTCTTATAGTTCCTATGGCTATGGCATGCATGTGGATGCAG AGATATTACATTGCTTCATCAAGGGAGCTGACTAGGATTTTGAGTGTTCAGAAGTCTCCTGTGATCCATTTGTTTAGCGAGTCAATTGCTGGTGCTGCTACCATCAGAGGATTTGGCCAGGAGAAAAGATTCATGAAAAGAAATCTTTACCTCCTTGATTGTTTTGCTCGGCCTTTGTTTTCCAGCCTTGCGGCTATTGAATGGCTCTGCCTGCGAATGGAATTGCTCTCGACTTTTGTGTTTGCTTTCTGCATGGCAATACTTGTGAGCTTTCCTCCTGGAACGATTGAACCAA GCATGGCTGGGCTTGCTGTCACATATGGACTCAACTTAAATGCTCGGATGTCAAGGTGGATATTGAGCTTCTGTAAATTAGAGAACAGAATCATCTCTGTTGAGCGTATTTATCAGTATTGCAAGATTCCTAGTGAAGCACCACTGATTATAGAGAATTGCCGCCCCCCGTCCTCATGGCCTGAGAATGGAAACATTGAATTGATTGATCTCAAG GTCCGCTACAAGGATGACCTGCCCTTCGTTCTACACGGAGTCAGTTGTATTTTTCCTGGAGGGAAAAAGATTGGGATTGTAGGACGAACTGGAAGCGGCAAATCTACTCTCATTCAGGCTCTTTTCCGTCTAATTGAACCAGCAGGAGGGAAAATTATCATTGACGACATTGATGTTTCTGCGATCGGCCTTCATGATCTGCGGTCACGGTTGAGCATCATCCCTCAGGACCCTACATTGTTCGAGGGTACTATCAGAATGAATCTTGACCCTCTTGAAGAGCGTTCTGATCAAGAAATTTGGGAG GCACTAGAGAAGTGCCAGCTAGGAGAGGTCATTCGTTCGAAGGAAGAAAAACTGGACAGTCCAG TACTGGAGAATGGGGATAACTGGAGTGTGGGACAGCGCCAGCTTATTGCACTTGGCAGGGCGCTGCTTAAGCAGGCAAGAATTTTGGTGCTTGATGAGGCGACGGCATCAGTTGACACAGCTACAGATAATCTTATCCAGAAGATTATTCGCAGTGAATTCAGGGATTGCACTGTCTGTACAATTGCACACAGGATCCCAACGGTCATCGACAGCGACCTAGTCATGGTGCTTAGCGACG GTAAAATAGCGGAGTTCGACACACCACAGAGGCTTCTGGAGGACAAGTCGTCCATGTTCATGCAGCTAGTATCTGAGTACTCCACCAGGGCGAGCTGTATATAG